A window of the Lolium perenne isolate Kyuss_39 chromosome 7, Kyuss_2.0, whole genome shotgun sequence genome harbors these coding sequences:
- the LOC139834058 gene encoding uncharacterized protein, with protein MRQKRDDVRAAIELATPSILLLQETKLADISSFLASAFLPATLRSFVFKPSTGASGGILTAWDDRHLRLVQHSVDDFSITTTFSWRADDLSFTIINVYGPCQHDLKQDFLDSLNQKIALISGPVGILGDFNLIRTPRDKSSGNFNAAEASLFNWFIDNLGLIEILLLDRQFTWSNQQNPPILARLDRVLVNQDWSLALPDSTLTSSARPTSDHVPLHLTASSKAPRSKKFRMENSWLTHPSFAYLANANWNSVGPAHTHLSPVGRLCLRLKRVRASARVWARDLKLPSIYLLNCRAVISLFDRLEEHRHLSVLERRLCSLAKTTLIQKNSNKATYWRQRAKIKNCVLGDENTRYFHLCASGRLRKNQIKNLEDQDGNVIFPHQAKAAILHSFFKDLLGTPVTSTDHLDLSTLVSSTSLSPSEASALVCPFSLKKFGLPSSP; from the coding sequence GATCCTTTGTCTTCAAACCCTCTACCGGAGCTTCTGGGGGCATCCTTACCGCCTGGGATGACCGGCACCTTCGGCTCGTTCAGCACTCCGTTGATGACTTCTCTATCACCACCACCTTCTCCTGGCGAGCCGATGACCTCTCCTTCACCATCATAAATGTCTATGGCCCCTGTCAGCATGATCTTAAACAGGACTTCCTTGACTCTCTTAACCAAAAAATTGCCCTGATTTCTGGGCCTGTTGGAATCCTTGGCGATTTCAACCTTATCAGGACCCCGCGCGACAAATCCTCCGGCAATTTTAATGCGGCGGAGGCAAGCCTGTTCAACTGGTTTATTGACAACCTCGGGCTCATCGAGATCCTGCTCCTCGACCGCCAATTCACTTGGTCCAACCAACAGAACCCACCCATCTTGGCTCGCCTGGACAGAGTCCTTGTCAACCAGGACTGGAGCCTTGCGCTGCCTGATTCCACCCTAACCTCCTCCGCTCGCCCCACTTCTGATCATGTCCCGCTTCACCTTACTGCCTCCTCCAAGGCCCCCCGTAGCAAAAAATTTCGCATGGAAAACTCGTGGCTTACTCACCCCTCCTTTGCCTACCTGGCGAACGCAAACTGGAACAGCGTCGGGCCCGCGCACACCCACCTCTCCCCTGTTGGCAGACTCTGTCTCAGGCTCAAGCGGGTCCGCGCGTCTGCTCGGGTTTGGGCTAGGGATCTCAAGCTTCCTTCTATCTACCTTCTCAATTGCCGTGCGGTCATCTCCCTCTTCGACCGCCTGGAAGAACATCGCCACCTCTCTGTTCTCGAACGGCGCCTCTGTTCCCTTGCAAAAACCACCCTCATCCAAAAGAACTCTAACAAAGCAACGTACTGGCGGCAACGGGCAAAAATCAAAAACTGCGTCCTTGGGGACGAAAACACCAGGTACTTCCACCTTTGCGCCTCGGGCCGTCTTCGGAAGAATCAAATCAAAAACCTTGAAGACCAAGATGGCAATGTGATCTTCCCCCATCAGGCTAAGGCTGCCATCCTCCACAGCTTCTTCAAAGACCTGCTGGGCACTCCTGTCACCTCTACTGACCACCTTGACCTATCTACCCTTGTTTCCTCCACTTCCCTCTCGCCTTCTGAGGCGTCTGCCTTGGTCTGCCCTTTCTCCTTGAAGAAATTCGGGCTGCCCTCTTCACCATGA